Proteins from one Candidatus Methylomirabilota bacterium genomic window:
- the purN gene encoding phosphoribosylglycinamide formyltransferase, with protein MTREDIRLRVGVLGSGRGSNLQALLDAAARPGYPARVVVVVSDKERAQALERARAHGVAAVWLNPKDFGDRAAYDAALGRLLEEHRVGLVCLAGFMRILTPELVRAFAGRVLNIHPSLLPAFPGLHAQRQALDYGVKVAGATVHFVDEGVDTGPIALQASVPVQPDDTEESLSARILAVEHRIYPEAVRLFAEGRLRLAGRKVIVR; from the coding sequence GTGACGCGCGAGGACATCCGGCTGCGCGTGGGCGTGCTCGGCTCGGGGCGCGGCTCGAACCTCCAGGCGCTCCTCGACGCCGCGGCGCGCCCGGGCTACCCGGCGCGCGTCGTCGTCGTGGTCTCCGACAAGGAGCGGGCGCAGGCGCTCGAGCGCGCGCGGGCCCACGGCGTCGCGGCGGTGTGGCTCAACCCGAAGGACTTCGGCGACCGCGCGGCGTACGACGCGGCCCTCGGCCGGCTGCTCGAGGAGCACCGCGTGGGGCTCGTCTGCCTCGCGGGGTTCATGCGGATCCTCACGCCGGAGCTCGTCCGCGCCTTCGCCGGCCGCGTCCTGAACATCCACCCCTCGCTGCTCCCGGCCTTTCCGGGCCTGCACGCCCAGCGCCAGGCCCTCGACTACGGCGTCAAGGTCGCCGGCGCGACGGTCCACTTCGTCGACGAGGGCGTCGACACCGGACCGATCGCCCTGCAGGCGAGCGTGCCCGTCCAGCCCGACGACACGGAGGAGTCCTTGTCGGCCCGCATCCTCGCCGTGGAGCACCGCATCTATCCCGAGGCCGTCCGCCTCTTCGCCGAGGGCCGGTTGAGGCTCGCCGGCCGCAAGGTGATCGTGCGATGA